Proteins encoded in a region of the Campylobacter geochelonis genome:
- a CDS encoding transporter substrate-binding domain-containing protein has protein sequence MNKIFLVCALFLTFSFANTLDDIRKAGVVRIGVATGWAPFSKQNEDGSFEGFEILFAKELANSIFEGSSGKVEFVGMSVAQRIGALEQNKVDMVIWGFTMTPERRAVIDFSTPYFSMNLAVLTKKGDKVTNLSDIRDKKIAAVKGGVPEEYFSNKGYNMVSCAAEKDCYRMLKEGKVDAYADDNLIVFIYPLIDEEVEVNIKSVGSTYFFGIGVQKGNDSLRKFLDQNLIRLSKDGFFKKAYAETFEPFYKGTVDRKYFLLDDLYSFL, from the coding sequence ATGAATAAAATATTTCTAGTTTGTGCGTTATTTCTAACATTTTCATTTGCAAATACGCTTGATGATATTAGAAAAGCAGGCGTTGTAAGAATCGGAGTGGCAACTGGTTGGGCGCCTTTTAGTAAACAAAATGAAGATGGAAGCTTTGAAGGTTTTGAGATATTGTTTGCTAAAGAGCTAGCAAATTCTATATTTGAAGGTAGTTCTGGGAAGGTTGAGTTTGTCGGCATGTCTGTTGCTCAAAGAATTGGCGCGTTAGAGCAAAACAAAGTTGATATGGTTATATGGGGATTTACTATGACGCCGGAAAGACGAGCGGTTATAGACTTTAGCACACCATATTTTTCTATGAATTTAGCTGTTTTAACAAAAAAAGGCGATAAAGTTACAAACCTTAGCGATATACGAGATAAAAAAATAGCAGCTGTTAAAGGTGGCGTTCCTGAGGAGTATTTTAGCAACAAAGGATATAACATGGTATCTTGTGCGGCAGAAAAAGACTGCTACAGAATGCTAAAAGAAGGCAAAGTCGATGCTTACGCCGATGATAACTTGATAGTATTTATCTATCCACTTATCGATGAAGAAGTTGAAGTTAATATCAAAAGTGTCGGTTCGACATATTTCTTTGGTATAGGCGTTCAAAAAGGCAACGATAGTTTGAGAAAATTTCTTGATCAAAACCTAATCAGACTAAGCAAAGATGGATTTTTCAAAAAAGCATATGCTGAAACTTTTGAACCATTTTACAAGGGTACAGTTGATAGAAAATATTTCTTGCTTGATGATTTATATAGCTTTTTATAA
- the dapB gene encoding 4-hydroxy-tetrahydrodipicolinate reductase, whose translation MINIGIHGGSGKMGKMIYECLKISQVAKASVIYTIEPLDFTPECVVTDSLDELFKNCDVVVDFTIANGAITLLEFAKAHPKPIVMGTTGLGEMGEKLLNECAKSMPILYATNMSLGVAVLNSLAALASKALRDFDIEICEMHHRHKKDAPSGTALTLATSVAKARELDINKVRVSGRDGMIGARSKDEIAVMSLRGGDIVGRHTVGFYNDGEFIELNHTATSRATFANGAIKAAVWVVGQKPALYSINDCLGL comes from the coding sequence ATGATAAATATCGGAATTCACGGCGGAAGCGGTAAAATGGGCAAGATGATATACGAGTGCTTAAAAATAAGCCAAGTAGCAAAAGCGAGTGTGATTTATACTATCGAACCGTTAGATTTCACGCCAGAATGCGTAGTCACAGACAGTCTTGATGAGTTGTTTAAAAACTGCGATGTGGTTGTTGATTTTACTATCGCCAATGGTGCGATAACGCTTCTTGAGTTTGCTAAGGCTCATCCAAAGCCAATCGTTATGGGAACGACTGGACTAGGAGAAATGGGCGAGAAATTACTAAATGAGTGCGCAAAATCAATGCCTATACTATATGCTACAAACATGAGTCTTGGCGTTGCTGTTTTAAACTCACTTGCCGCGCTTGCTTCAAAGGCGCTTCGTGATTTTGATATTGAAATTTGCGAGATGCACCACAGACACAAAAAAGACGCACCAAGTGGCACAGCACTTACGTTAGCAACAAGCGTAGCAAAAGCGCGCGAACTTGATATAAACAAAGTTCGAGTAAGTGGACGAGATGGTATGATAGGAGCTAGAAGCAAAGATGAAATCGCCGTGATGTCTTTGCGAGGTGGCGATATCGTTGGTCGTCATACGGTCGGCTTTTATAACGATGGCGAGTTTATCGAGCTAAATCACACCGCAACAAGCAGAGCAACCTTTGCAAATGGCGCTATAAAAGCTGCTGTTTGGGTAGTAGGACAAAAACCTGCGCTTTATTCTATAAATGATTGTTTAGGGCTTTAA
- the rlmB gene encoding 23S rRNA (guanosine(2251)-2'-O)-methyltransferase RlmB: MIIYGKQLFLHLLEKHKEKIIKIYLAKECEKPLFSKIAKLGVKIERPDTKKAQALARGGNHQGFLAEVEPFVFGDLNELKKENFIVILYGLSDVGNIGAIVRTAHALGASGVIVVAKSLAMEGIIRTSSGAAYEIPICMVEDGLSLLNELKQVGFSVYGTASSGKNLSGFKFKPKVALVMGSEGDGMPKKAYEKCDECVGIKMKNSWDSLNVSAAFAIICDRIVNG; the protein is encoded by the coding sequence ATGATTATCTATGGAAAACAACTATTTTTACATCTATTAGAGAAGCATAAAGAGAAAATTATAAAAATTTACCTTGCAAAAGAGTGCGAAAAACCACTTTTTAGCAAAATTGCAAAGCTTGGCGTCAAAATCGAAAGGCCAGATACCAAAAAAGCACAAGCTTTAGCAAGAGGTGGAAATCATCAAGGCTTTTTAGCCGAGGTTGAGCCGTTTGTTTTTGGCGATTTAAATGAGCTAAAAAAAGAGAATTTTATAGTTATCCTGTATGGTCTTAGTGATGTTGGAAACATCGGTGCTATCGTAAGAACAGCTCATGCTTTAGGTGCGAGTGGAGTTATCGTTGTAGCTAAGAGTTTAGCAATGGAGGGTATAATTCGCACTAGCAGTGGCGCTGCTTATGAAATACCTATTTGTATGGTCGAAGATGGACTAAGTCTGTTAAACGAGTTAAAACAAGTTGGTTTTTCAGTTTATGGCACAGCAAGTAGTGGTAAAAATTTGAGTGGGTTTAAATTTAAACCAAAAGTTGCTCTTGTAATGGGTAGTGAGGGCGATGGAATGCCTAAAAAAGCCTATGAAAAGTGCGATGAGTGCGTTGGGATAAAGATGAAAAATAGTTGGGATTCTTTAAATGTAAGCGCTGCGTTTGCGATAATTTGCGATAGGATAGTAAATGGATGA
- the rsmI gene encoding 16S rRNA (cytidine(1402)-2'-O)-methyltransferase — MLYFVPTPIGNLSDISQHSLEIISSCEIVFCEDTRVTKSLINLLKTRYNLEIKDKIFYSLHSHNEESFLKNIDIEIFSKKCVYMSDAGMPCISDPGVGLVKFAQENGIEYEVISGANALLLAVAASGLVEKEFTFLAFLPNLGKERAIAIQNALNSPYPTVIYESPKRILSLVEDIVKLDENRKLFLIKEASKKFEKKFFETSLNLVKILKDENLNGEWSVVVQKSPNSTVERINLKDIEELEIPPKQKAKLLSKLTGENSKEIYKKLTK, encoded by the coding sequence TTGCTTTACTTTGTTCCTACTCCCATAGGAAATTTATCAGACATCTCGCAGCACTCTTTGGAGATTATCTCAAGCTGCGAGATTGTCTTTTGCGAAGATACTCGCGTAACAAAATCTCTTATAAATTTACTAAAAACTAGATATAACTTAGAAATAAAAGATAAAATTTTTTACTCGCTACACTCACACAATGAAGAGAGTTTTTTAAAAAACATCGATATAGAAATTTTTTCTAAAAAATGTGTTTATATGAGCGATGCTGGAATGCCTTGTATTAGCGATCCTGGTGTTGGGCTAGTTAAATTTGCTCAAGAAAATGGCATAGAGTATGAAGTCATAAGTGGGGCAAACGCGCTTTTACTTGCAGTTGCCGCAAGTGGGCTTGTGGAAAAAGAGTTTACTTTTTTGGCATTTTTACCAAATTTAGGTAAAGAGCGAGCGATAGCGATACAAAATGCGCTAAATTCACCATATCCAACTGTCATATATGAGTCGCCAAAACGCATTTTAAGCTTAGTTGAAGATATCGTTAAACTTGATGAAAACAGAAAACTTTTTCTCATAAAAGAGGCAAGTAAGAAATTTGAAAAGAAATTTTTTGAAACCTCACTAAATTTAGTTAAAATTTTAAAAGATGAAAATTTAAATGGCGAGTGGAGTGTTGTCGTGCAAAAATCCCCAAATTCTACAGTAGAGCGCATAAATTTAAAAGATATCGAAGAGCTTGAAATTCCTCCAAAACAAAAAGCCAAACTACTTTCAAAGCTAACTGGCGAAAATTCTAAAGAGATATACAAAAAACTAACAAAATAA
- a CDS encoding homoserine dehydrogenase, whose protein sequence is MNVAILGVGTVGSSVANILKRNQDIISARAGMKINPVVGVVKDLNKKRDCDIPLTDDINSVIARDDIDVYIELMGGVEEPYRVVSQILKKKKAVVTANKAMLAYHRYDLQNLASDTPFGYEASVAGGIPIIKSLREGLSANHIKKIIGILNGTSNYILTNMMKNSSKFEDVLKKAQELGYAEADPTFDIGGFDAAHKLLILGSIAYGVRGKPEDILIKGIKNVSSEDIFFALDFDYVIKLLAIAKKTDGKVELRVHPALIPKDNIIAKVNGVMNGISVYGDAVGESMYYGPGAGGEATASSVIADLIDIARGNKNPMLGYQPTSKLEELELLPINEIKTKYYLRLRVEDRVGVLAKITNLMSENHLSIDSFLQKPRQSSDEYTTLFFTTHISLESDVKRVMGLLQNEPYVKERPFMIRIEG, encoded by the coding sequence ATGAATGTAGCTATTTTAGGGGTTGGAACGGTTGGAAGTTCTGTTGCAAATATATTAAAAAGAAACCAAGATATTATTTCGGCTCGCGCCGGTATGAAGATAAATCCAGTCGTGGGCGTGGTTAAGGATTTAAACAAAAAAAGAGATTGCGATATACCTTTAACAGACGATATAAATAGCGTTATAGCAAGAGATGATATAGATGTTTATATCGAGCTTATGGGTGGAGTTGAAGAGCCTTACCGCGTAGTTAGCCAAATTTTAAAGAAGAAAAAAGCAGTCGTTACGGCCAACAAAGCTATGCTTGCTTACCATAGATATGACTTGCAAAATTTAGCCAGCGATACGCCATTTGGCTATGAAGCAAGCGTGGCTGGTGGAATTCCAATCATAAAATCGCTTCGCGAAGGACTAAGCGCAAACCATATAAAAAAAATTATTGGTATATTAAATGGCACGAGCAACTACATCTTAACAAATATGATGAAAAATAGTTCTAAATTTGAAGATGTCCTTAAAAAAGCTCAAGAACTAGGATACGCTGAAGCTGATCCGACCTTCGATATAGGCGGGTTTGATGCAGCACACAAACTGCTTATTTTAGGCAGCATTGCATATGGCGTTCGTGGAAAGCCTGAAGATATACTGATAAAAGGTATCAAAAACGTCTCATCAGAGGATATATTTTTCGCGCTTGATTTTGACTATGTTATAAAACTTTTAGCCATAGCTAAAAAAACAGATGGCAAAGTCGAGCTTAGAGTCCATCCAGCCCTAATCCCAAAAGATAATATCATCGCAAAAGTAAATGGTGTAATGAATGGCATAAGCGTTTATGGAGATGCAGTTGGCGAGAGTATGTATTATGGACCTGGAGCTGGTGGAGAAGCGACCGCAAGTTCGGTTATAGCAGACTTAATCGATATCGCAAGAGGTAACAAAAACCCAATGCTAGGCTATCAGCCAACTTCTAAGCTCGAAGAGTTAGAATTGCTCCCTATAAATGAGATAAAAACTAAATATTATCTAAGACTTAGAGTTGAAGATAGAGTTGGAGTTTTAGCTAAAATCACAAATTTAATGAGTGAAAACCACCTATCAATCGATAGTTTTTTACAAAAGCCACGCCAAAGTAGCGATGAGTATACGACGCTATTTTTTACAACTCATATTAGTTTAGAAAGCGATGTTAAGCGAGTTATGGGGCTTTTGCAAAATGAGCCGTATGTGAAAGAGCGACCATTTATGATTAGGATTGAGGGCTAA
- a CDS encoding YraN family protein yields the protein MGLKEYLFGFKSEDKACEYLKKNGFEVIRRNFHSKFGEIDIIAKKDEILHFIEVKATNAEYEAVYRVTPKKLEKILKTVNFYLLKEGLEADFQVDVITIDKKSTKFIGNVTA from the coding sequence TTGGGGCTAAAAGAGTATCTTTTTGGCTTTAAAAGTGAAGATAAGGCTTGTGAATATCTAAAGAAAAACGGCTTTGAGGTAATTAGGCGAAATTTCCACTCTAAATTTGGCGAGATCGATATCATCGCTAAAAAAGATGAAATTTTGCATTTTATCGAGGTAAAAGCGACAAATGCGGAGTATGAAGCTGTTTACAGAGTTACTCCAAAAAAATTAGAAAAGATTTTAAAAACGGTAAATTTCTACCTTTTAAAAGAGGGTTTGGAAGCGGATTTTCAAGTAGATGTTATAACGATAGATAAAAAATCTACCAAATTTATAGGAAACGTTACTGCTTGA
- the trxB gene encoding thioredoxin-disulfide reductase gives MLNLAIIGGGPAGLAAGLYATRGGLKDVVMFEQGMPGGQITSSSEMENYPGVATVLDGMSFMAPWQEQCFRFGLKHEMAFVQRVSQNSDKTFTIHLDDGKTQIAKAVIVCTGSEPKRAGFKGEDEFFGRGVSTCATCDGFFYKNKEVAVLGGGDTAIEEAQYLANICSKVYLIHRREGFRAAPITLEKARKNEKIEFLLNAVVDEVYGDKSGVNGVIVKFKDGSTRDLKVPGIFTFVGLNVRNSVIKDEAGKFICDVNEAGQIVVNLKMQTSVPGLFAAGDIRIDAPKQVVSAAADGAVAALSVISYIEANH, from the coding sequence ATGTTAAATTTAGCTATTATCGGCGGTGGACCTGCTGGACTTGCGGCTGGACTTTATGCGACAAGAGGCGGACTAAAAGATGTTGTGATGTTTGAGCAAGGAATGCCAGGCGGACAAATCACATCAAGCTCAGAGATGGAAAACTACCCAGGCGTTGCAACCGTGCTTGATGGCATGAGTTTTATGGCGCCATGGCAAGAGCAATGTTTTAGATTTGGTTTAAAACACGAGATGGCATTTGTCCAAAGAGTAAGCCAAAACAGCGACAAGACTTTTACTATACATTTAGATGATGGCAAAACACAAATCGCAAAAGCAGTCATCGTCTGTACCGGTTCGGAGCCAAAAAGAGCTGGATTTAAGGGAGAAGATGAGTTTTTTGGGCGTGGTGTTAGTACATGTGCAACTTGCGATGGATTTTTTTATAAAAATAAAGAAGTAGCAGTTCTTGGCGGTGGCGATACAGCTATCGAAGAGGCGCAATACCTTGCAAACATCTGCTCAAAAGTTTATCTGATTCACAGACGCGAGGGCTTTCGTGCAGCTCCGATAACTCTTGAAAAAGCTAGAAAAAATGAAAAAATAGAGTTTTTGCTTAACGCTGTAGTCGATGAGGTTTATGGTGATAAATCAGGCGTAAATGGCGTGATAGTTAAATTTAAAGATGGAAGCACAAGAGACTTAAAAGTGCCTGGAATTTTTACTTTTGTAGGGCTAAATGTTAGAAATAGCGTTATAAAAGATGAGGCTGGTAAATTTATATGCGATGTAAATGAAGCTGGGCAAATAGTTGTAAATTTAAAAATGCAAACAAGCGTGCCAGGACTTTTTGCTGCTGGCGATATAAGAATCGATGCTCCAAAACAAGTAGTATCAGCAGCTGCTGATGGTGCAGTTGCAGCACTTTCTGTAATAAGCTATATAGAAGCAAATCACTAA
- a CDS encoding 16S rRNA (uracil(1498)-N(3))-methyltransferase, giving the protein MTFLYSKMAGDEQIVVENEQFNHLKARRAKLSERIDVRNLKDGFNYIYEIREIGRKSANLELIFKNSVAEIEHKLSLAWAVVESSVIEKTLPMLNEMGVFKLIFVYCDFSQKNIKLDLDRFERILIASSQQCGRNSLLQIEVLKDSKEFFDKFSQISLIDFGGKNLANATLDEIFFIGPEGGFSQEERELFNKSYGLNSPYILRSNSAIVAIASKMLL; this is encoded by the coding sequence GCTGGCGATGAGCAAATCGTGGTAGAAAACGAGCAGTTTAACCACCTAAAAGCAAGGCGTGCAAAACTTAGCGAGCGAATCGATGTGCGAAATTTAAAAGATGGATTTAACTACATCTATGAGATACGAGAAATCGGACGAAAGAGTGCAAATTTAGAGCTTATTTTTAAAAATAGCGTCGCAGAAATAGAGCATAAACTAAGCTTAGCATGGGCGGTAGTTGAGTCAAGTGTTATAGAAAAAACCTTGCCAATGCTCAATGAAATGGGCGTTTTTAAGTTAATTTTTGTGTATTGTGATTTTTCGCAAAAAAACATAAAGCTTGATTTGGATAGATTTGAACGGATTTTAATCGCTTCATCGCAACAATGCGGGCGAAATTCGCTTTTACAAATCGAAGTTTTAAAAGATAGCAAAGAGTTTTTTGATAAATTTAGCCAAATTTCTCTTATAGATTTTGGTGGGAAAAATTTAGCAAATGCAACTTTAGATGAGATTTTTTTCATCGGTCCAGAGGGTGGTTTTAGCCAAGAAGAAAGAGAGCTTTTTAACAAATCATATGGTTTAAACTCGCCTTATATACTTCGTTCAAACAGCGCTATAGTCGCAATCGCTTCAAAAATGCTTTTATAA
- the rpmE gene encoding 50S ribosomal protein L31, translated as MKKDIHPEYVDATATCACGNTFKTKSNKAEIRVDICSECHPFFTGSEKIVDSAGRVEKFKKKYGIK; from the coding sequence ATGAAAAAAGATATTCATCCAGAGTATGTTGACGCAACTGCAACATGCGCATGTGGAAACACTTTTAAGACTAAATCAAACAAAGCTGAAATCAGAGTTGATATCTGTTCAGAGTGCCATCCGTTTTTCACAGGCAGTGAAAAGATAGTTGACTCAGCTGGTCGTGTTGAGAAGTTTAAGAAAAAATACGGCATAAAATAA
- a CDS encoding LL-diaminopimelate aminotransferase, producing the protein MFDEIRFNRIERLPNYVFAEVNAIKMAARRNGEDIIDFSMGNPDGRTPQHIVDKLCESAQKDKTHGYSVSQGIYKLRVACCNWYKRKYGVELDPETEVVATMGSKEGFVHLTTAIINPGDVAVVPDPAYPIHTQAFIIAGGNVVKMPLPYSQELKLDEEKFFQDLETAFKESIPRPKYVVVNFPHNPTTVTVEKSFYERLVALAKKERFYIISDIAYAELAFDGYETPSIFEVEGAKDVAVETYTLSKTYNMAGWRVGFVCGNKKLVGALKKIKSWFDYGMFTPIQVAATVALDGPQECISETRAIYRKRREVLLEAFDGAGWSIQRPDASMFVWAKIPEPALHLGSLEFSKQLLTQACVAVSPGVGFGSAGNDYVRIALIENENRIRQAARNIKKYLKEIKS; encoded by the coding sequence ATGTTTGATGAAATTCGTTTTAACAGAATTGAAAGATTACCAAACTATGTCTTTGCAGAAGTAAATGCCATAAAAATGGCAGCTAGACGAAATGGCGAAGATATTATCGATTTTTCTATGGGAAATCCTGATGGCAGAACGCCACAACACATCGTTGATAAACTTTGCGAAAGTGCGCAAAAGGATAAAACGCATGGATATAGCGTATCTCAAGGAATTTATAAACTCCGCGTTGCGTGTTGTAATTGGTATAAAAGAAAGTATGGCGTAGAGCTAGACCCAGAAACCGAAGTAGTCGCAACTATGGGAAGCAAAGAGGGTTTTGTTCATCTTACAACAGCTATTATAAACCCAGGCGATGTCGCCGTTGTGCCAGATCCTGCGTATCCGATTCACACTCAAGCATTTATCATAGCTGGCGGAAATGTCGTTAAAATGCCACTTCCATATAGCCAAGAGTTAAAGTTAGATGAGGAAAAATTCTTTCAAGATTTAGAAACAGCATTTAAAGAGAGTATCCCAAGACCAAAATATGTAGTGGTAAATTTCCCTCACAACCCAACAACAGTTACAGTAGAAAAAAGCTTTTACGAAAGATTAGTAGCTTTGGCAAAAAAAGAGCGTTTTTATATCATCAGCGATATCGCTTATGCTGAACTTGCATTTGATGGGTATGAGACTCCATCGATTTTTGAAGTTGAGGGCGCAAAAGATGTAGCGGTTGAGACATATACGCTTTCAAAAACTTATAATATGGCTGGCTGGAGGGTTGGTTTTGTTTGTGGAAACAAAAAGTTAGTTGGAGCGCTCAAAAAGATAAAATCATGGTTTGATTATGGTATGTTTACGCCGATTCAAGTAGCAGCAACCGTAGCGCTTGATGGACCACAAGAGTGCATAAGTGAGACTAGAGCGATTTATAGAAAAAGAAGAGAAGTCTTGCTTGAAGCATTTGATGGGGCTGGTTGGAGTATTCAAAGACCAGATGCGTCGATGTTTGTTTGGGCTAAAATTCCAGAGCCAGCGCTTCATTTAGGTAGCTTAGAATTTTCAAAACAGCTTTTAACGCAAGCGTGCGTTGCGGTTAGTCCAGGAGTTGGCTTTGGCTCTGCTGGAAATGACTATGTAAGAATTGCGCTGATTGAAAATGAAAACCGCATTCGCCAAGCAGCAAGAAATATCAAAAAATATCTCAAAGAGATAAAGAGCTAG
- a CDS encoding helix-turn-helix domain-containing protein, producing the protein MDENVIKNPLKRIEEIGVREVSKATHIETEYIEYILDKNYEKLVGKNAKGFIKIIEREYGLNLQEWLDEYNAFRGENSSDDGKVFANSVTQNEIVIKDHKKAPSFLLWFVILIILAWAVYYFKLYDLTAKFLSTVGEQNSSISYTNATIVEKVENKLENVGVTIPLENASHLNANITTKDENKTEPNVLEKTIMLETNSTLQDDENATKQLNLDDEKSGEQTAASIIPSEKMWIGIIDVKTGKKTTMITTKKYDIDLEKEQLVLTGHGFFKLDSGDKNEQFKDKNPTRLYIKDGKISQISYDEFLKLNKGKAW; encoded by the coding sequence ATGGATGAAAATGTCATAAAAAATCCTTTAAAAAGGATTGAAGAGATAGGCGTAAGAGAAGTTTCAAAAGCTACACATATCGAAACTGAATATATAGAGTACATTTTAGATAAAAATTATGAAAAACTCGTCGGGAAAAATGCAAAAGGCTTTATAAAGATAATAGAGCGTGAGTATGGGTTAAACTTGCAAGAGTGGCTTGATGAATACAACGCGTTTCGTGGCGAAAACAGTAGCGATGATGGAAAAGTGTTTGCAAATTCTGTTACACAAAATGAGATAGTTATAAAAGATCATAAAAAAGCTCCAAGCTTTTTGCTTTGGTTTGTGATTTTGATAATTTTGGCATGGGCGGTTTATTACTTTAAGCTTTATGATTTAACAGCAAAATTTCTATCAACAGTAGGCGAGCAAAACAGCAGTATTTCGTACACAAACGCAACTATAGTTGAAAAAGTAGAAAACAAACTTGAAAATGTTGGCGTTACGATTCCATTAGAAAATGCCTCACATCTAAATGCAAACATAACAACAAAAGATGAGAACAAAACAGAGCCTAATGTCTTAGAAAAAACTATTATGTTAGAGACAAACTCAACTTTACAAGATGATGAAAATGCAACAAAACAACTAAATTTAGATGATGAAAAAAGTGGTGAGCAAACAGCAGCTAGTATAATTCCAAGCGAAAAGATGTGGATAGGGATAATTGATGTAAAAACTGGCAAAAAAACTACTATGATTACAACTAAAAAGTATGATATAGACTTAGAAAAAGAGCAGTTGGTTTTAACAGGACATGGGTTTTTCAAGCTGGATAGTGGAGATAAAAACGAGCAGTTTAAAGACAAAAATCCAACAAGGCTTTATATAAAAGATGGTAAAATCTCGCAGATTAGCTATGATGAGTTTTTAAAACTAAATAAGGGAAAAGCTTGGTAA
- a CDS encoding substrate-binding periplasmic protein, whose protein sequence is MNKIFKIFALSVFLLSSAWAKVYTVGIDYYPPINYTDDKGNPTGYEIELLEALSKEIGFKYKIESMKFSELPAAIVSGKVDFAIAFITITDSRKAWLDFTEPYFDAKMIAYKRTDDKSITKMSNLSGKTIAVVTDSSTAVNIAKSIPDANILITHNNLARAVEALKTKKADALIIESVHTPAVIYNKYLGHKQKDISIMEKYKNIELKKIESFDDDGEAIAFKKGENEELRKKMSEAIAKFKADGTLQRLAFKYIVVGH, encoded by the coding sequence ATGAATAAAATTTTTAAGATATTTGCACTTAGTGTCTTTCTTCTTTCGAGTGCTTGGGCAAAAGTTTATACCGTAGGAATCGATTACTATCCACCTATAAATTATACAGATGATAAAGGCAATCCTACTGGTTATGAGATAGAACTTTTAGAGGCTTTATCTAAAGAGATTGGCTTTAAATACAAAATAGAGAGCATGAAATTTTCTGAACTACCAGCAGCGATAGTTAGCGGTAAGGTTGATTTTGCGATAGCTTTTATAACTATCACCGATAGCAGAAAAGCTTGGCTTGACTTTACAGAGCCGTATTTTGATGCAAAGATGATAGCTTATAAACGAACTGATGATAAAAGTATCACAAAAATGTCAAACTTATCAGGCAAGACAATCGCAGTTGTAACAGATAGTAGCACCGCTGTAAATATAGCAAAATCTATCCCAGATGCTAATATCTTAATCACACATAACAATCTTGCTCGCGCCGTTGAAGCTCTTAAAACCAAAAAAGCCGATGCACTTATAATCGAATCAGTCCACACGCCAGCAGTTATTTATAACAAATATCTTGGTCATAAGCAAAAAGATATTTCCATCATGGAAAAGTATAAAAATATAGAACTTAAAAAAATCGAAAGTTTTGATGATGATGGCGAAGCTATAGCCTTTAAAAAAGGCGAAAATGAAGAGTTAAGAAAGAAGATGAGTGAAGCTATAGCTAAATTTAAAGCCGATGGCACACTTCAAAGACTTGCTTTTAAATATATAGTCGTAGGACACTAA
- the trxA gene encoding thioredoxin: MGKYIELSSANFDVAKEGVALVDFWAPWCGPCRMLAPVIDELAADFDGKAKICKVNTDEEQDLAVEYGVRSIPTLLFFKDGELKDQLVGAQSKQIISEKIKSLL; this comes from the coding sequence ATGGGAAAATATATTGAGCTTTCATCAGCAAATTTTGATGTTGCAAAAGAGGGTGTCGCACTTGTCGACTTTTGGGCGCCTTGGTGCGGACCGTGCAGAATGCTTGCACCAGTTATAGATGAGTTGGCGGCTGATTTTGATGGAAAAGCTAAAATTTGCAAGGTAAACACAGATGAAGAGCAAGATTTAGCTGTTGAGTATGGCGTAAGATCTATACCTACTCTATTATTTTTTAAAGATGGTGAGTTAAAAGATCAGCTTGTTGGTGCGCAATCAAAGCAGATTATTAGCGAAAAAATCAAATCACTTTTATAA